DNA sequence from the Pungitius pungitius chromosome 16, fPunPun2.1, whole genome shotgun sequence genome:
AAACATTCTTAGTACACGATACAGAAGTCATGGCCTTTTGCGTTTGCAAACTAAACTACATGAACTCTGTAGCATTTAACATAGTGTGACAATAAACAGGTGATACACTTTCAATTCTAGCAACATACCATCCTGTCATATATCCTCGCATACTTTCCCATAAAGGAAAAATGGGAATTTTCTACGTCTAACAGTGttaatgtaatccattggagaAATAAATACCCCAGTGCCTGCACTATTGACTGAGAAAGTACTTTTTACGGCCTACCTAATTTGCCAGTTCACTACACAAGCTCAAAATATTGTTACAATTTTGGACAATATAAATAATTGCCCGTAGTGGTTTAACCTTCCATCTGCTTGATCACATGAACAGCCAATAAGAAAAACTCTGGATTTGGCTGTTGATGAATTTGACAGTTTTTAGGTCAGACAGATTATACACAATGCGTCTGTACTTGGAACGTTGGGCATCACTACAGTGGATATTGTAGTTTGAATGCACAAACACCATGAGGATGACTTTAATCTGTTTGGTTGTATATCCTGTTATGTTGGTGAAATCTCATCCCCTCCACTGTCCTGTTGTGTTTCAGATGCTTTCTCAGATCCAATGGTACGACAACCTTATCGTTCCAGTGGTTGACTCCTTGAAATACCTCACATCTCTCAACTACGATGTCTTGGCCTGTATCCTAAACTCTTCACTCAGTTAACAACATATGTGTTTGACTGTGTTTTTggaagcagtgggggggggggtctatgtTATTCCACTTAACTCTGTCTTCAGATTGCATCATTGAGGCTCTAGCCAATccggagaaggagaagatgaaaCATGACGACACAACCATCTCCTCGTGGCTTCAGAGTATGTGAAATCGTAGTAACTCTGCAGGCAATAAGAGAGAAACCGtttgattcatttaaaatctgACATACACCTGTTCACCTTGTCAACCCAGGCCTGGCAAGTCTGTGTGGAGCCGTGTTCAGAAAATACCCAATTGAGTTGGCTGGCCTTCTTCAATATGTCACAAATCAGCTGAAAGCAGGGAAGAGGTAAGGAGCTCTAAATGACTGAATGACACAGTCCAAGCACCACCACGCCCGTCTTATGACTACAATAACAAGCGCTGGCTAGTAACTTAGTATTCTGCTAAATTCATTTTAATACTTTAAAATTAAGCCATTGACATTCTTCACATCACCGATAACAGTAGGGCATACAAACATGTTAACAGAATATTTAAAATTTCAATCAAATGTGGCTTCTTTGGGGAAAAATGCAAGGTTTTCCTTTGACACCCCATGCGTCACTCCTTAAGCATCCTTTTGATGCGCATTGCTTTATCCGTCCTTCCTCTGTTTGCAGTTTTGACCTGTTGATCCTGAAAGAGGTGGTGCAGAAAATGGCCGGCATTGAGATCACCGATGAGATGACCTCAGAGCAGTTGGAAGCCATGACCGGAGGGGAGCAACTTAAAGCCGAGGTAAGTGGACTCGAATAAGGTTACAGTTTACAATCACTGCCCTTAGCTCAGGCCCTTGTCATTATTGATGTGCCTTTTTCAACAGGGGGGCTACTTTGGCCAGATCAGGAACACTAAAAAGTCATCGCAGCGTCTGAAGGATGTGCTGCTTGACCACGAGTTGGCCCTGCCTCTGTGTTTACTCATGGCCCAGCAACGGAACGGTGTGGTTTTCTTAGAGGGCGGAGAGAAGCACCTTAAACTTGTTGGCCATCTGTATGACCAGGTATGCACCCTCTCTCAAAATGGGTCTTAACAAGCTATTGTTACTATATAAGCCTTTAAAGATTCCtcagaagttttttttcttagatATTTATTTGTACTCTTGCAGTGCCACGACACCTTGGTGCAGTTTGGTGGTTTTCTGGCCTCCAACCTTAGCACTGAGGACTACATCAAGCGAGTTCCCTCCATTGACATCCTCTGTAACCAGTTCCACACTCCACACGATGCCGCCTTCTTTCTGTCTCGGCCAATGTACGCCCATCAGATTTTGGTAAGTGAACTACTCCTTTTAGATTCATATTGTGCATTATGTCACTTTCTGCTACTGAGAATGATTCTGTTTGTTAAAATGATTTACTCTACTAAGATTTTGACTGTAgagttttgacaattttaattcatgttgtTTGACTTTAAGCATTTACGTTTGACACTTAAATAAAGGAGCAATATGCTGCTGTTATTTCCTACTTGTTTGCTTTTCAACTGCCTCAAGGCAGACCCCTGTGTGCGTATAAATGGAGAAAATGCTGCCCTAACGTTACGCTCTCTACACACAGTCTAGGTACGACGAGTTGAAGAAAGCAGAGAAAGGCAACCGGCAGCAGCAGAAGGCACACAAGTATGTGGCAGCTTGTGAGCAGGTGATGACACCAGTGCATGAGGCAGTAGTGTCACTCCACCCGGCAAGGGTCTGGGACGACCTCCGCCCGCAGTTCTACGCTACCTTCTGGTCCCTCACCATGTATGACTTGGCTGTTCCACATTCTGCCTACGAGCGTGAGGTCAACAAGCTCAAGGTCCAGATCAGGGCCATCGAGGAGAATCCAGAGATAGTAAGTCAACCAAAGATGATGCTACTCCTCTGACCATTTTGTGGGTGTGCGCACGTGACGAGGCACAATTGCTGTGCACAGAATTGTCGACGCGAAGAACAAATTCCACATTTTCTTGGAGTGCCGCTTCAATGATAGGGGAGACACTCaagttcaacaaaacaaaaatgttttttaaaatgtaaaggcatacatttataaatacatTAGAAAGTTGCACTTTCAGAGTATTGGATTAATATATATTTGGACTTGATATATATATGATTCTCTAGAGCAGTGGTGCACTTTTTTGGCTCGCAATCTACTTTTCAATCGACCCAGTCATGGCGATCTGTCCCGCTCTCCCCCGTACTCCTCTCGCCGGTCCCGGTCCATTCGCCCAATCACTAACCaaggttgcttttgaatgaaatgtgtcAGTTCATAAGCAACGATCGGTTATTACCAAGACCCAAGTTTTCTGTTTGCGTGGTGACTCTTTGTCCGGGCAGCAATTCGGGgtaaggtgtcttgctcagggacacttcgacaagGAGCAGCCGGGCCGAGAAAGGGCTTTTAAAGCCCTTTCTAGGCTGGCGTCTCTCTCCTGTTGACTGCCTTGTCCCTTCGGTCTGTGGATCGCGGCAATGGGGTGTATCAAATAATGACATTTACTTACAACCATAaatagcagaaaaaaaggacactAGGGAGGACTCATTCAAATTCTTACTTAGGGACACCCACAATATGATGtgaacattctttttttccaatgtaGCCCATgaataagaaaaagaaggagaaggagcgctGCACTGCCCTGCAAGAAaaactgcaggaggaggagaagaagcagctggAGCACGTCCAACGGGTTCTGCACCGCCTCAAACTGGAAAAAGATAACTGGTTGTTGGCCAGTAAGTATTCTCTTCATCATGCTAGTGACCTTATTGCTATTGCATACCTTTATACTGTTATTTATTGTAAATGGATTGTTGCTTTGTTCATTTCCTACTGTTTTTCTGGATATTAAAACTTACAAGGTATTTGGGGGAGATCTTGGCCACATTATTCTCCCCCCAAATATAACAATGTGGGGACATTGAATTAACAGAGGATTTTAATCTTTTAATTGTACTTCTTTTGGAGCcaaagatatttaaaataatagatTTGTCTTTGTGAATACATCAGGTGGCCCCTGGTTTCAGtagtagtgtgtgtctgtgtatacatAAGAAAACAATAACACTTGGTTGAGAGAATTGATTTTCAGTCCAGACACAAGAGGACTGTTTTAGTACTAAATGACAAAGCTGATTAAGTAATTTCCCTCCCCACAGCattaatatttgaaaataaataaaatgtccaaTGGTAGTTAGTCTCTGTTACTAATGCAACTCGTAATGCTTTCCCACAGAATCTACAAAGAATGAGACCATAACAAAGTTTCTGCAGCTGTGCCTGTTCCCCCGCTGCATCTTCTCGTCCATCGACGCAGTGTACTGTGCACGCTTCGTGGAGTTGGTCCACCAGCAGAAGACGCCCAACTTCTGCACCCTCCTGTGCTACGACAGGGTAAGACTCTTCTGCACGTGCATATCGGATGATAAAAACTAAACCAAAGTAGGCTTTCCCTCAAATTAATGGGGACACATTTTTGAAGCACTTTGTCGTTCAACGCACTCTGTTGTGTCCCTCTGCAGGTGTTTTCCGCCATCATTTACACTGTAGCCAGCTGTACGGAAAACGAGTCCCACCGCTACGGACGCTTCCTGTGCTGCATGCTGGAGACGGTGACCCGCTGGCACAGCGACCGTGCCACCTATGAGAAGGTGGTCCATCGCAACAGCTATCGCCTTGTATCTTCTGTTGTCGTTTTCTGGTGTCGGACGAGCTGGGAATTAACATCTCATCTTACTTGTGCCGTCATAGGAGTGTGTCAATTACCCTGGCTTCCTGACCATCTTCAGAGCCACGGGCTTCGATGGTGGAAACAAGGCGGATCAGCTGGACTATGAGAACTTCAGGCATGTGGTGCACAAATGGCACTACATGCTGACTAAAGTGAGCTGCCCTTCCTTATTTGTTTACTTCTTGAGTATTCTGTCGAGATAATGTCATTTTGGGCTCTGTGGAAGGTGTGTGTTTACCATTAGATCGCGTCCTCTTGTCTCTGCTTCATCCAGGCTTCAGTCCACTGTCTGGAGACAGGAGATTACACCCACATCCGGAATATTCTCATCGTTCTCACCAAGATCCTGCCCTGCTACCCCAAAGTCTTGAACCTAGGCCAGGCGCTTGAGTGTCGCGTCCACAAGATCTGCCTTGAGGAGAAGGATAAGAGGCCAGACCTCTATGCCTTAGCAATGGGGTAACACAGCATTGTGTGCTGTTCAGCTCTTTGTGGAGCATACAGTTAACGTTTTATTTGCATGGTGAAAAATGAGGAAACCTTGGAAGATGGCttcttggggaaaaaaagtagtGTGCGTTATTTAATTTGTTGAACGTATAGATTTTCTATTACAGATGTCTGTGGCAGTAGGGGACTAACACAAATATATGAGCTTTGTTAGGAAAAGGAATGGTTAGAAAGTCTGCTGAAGTTAGTTATTTGTTTGGATCTAAAGCAAAAGtgggcattttgttttttctgcggTCCAATTCAGATTCATGATGcattgtgtggggggggcgggggcgcatggtaatggtaggggaaacactgcagcgTATTGCAAGTCCAGTTGCTCTTGTCTCTCCCCATGAGTGTCCAGTCTTTAGTTATAGTCTGCAGCGGAATGGATTGCTCTGCCTAAAATCCTGAGTACTGTAGTCTCTTCTTAAAAGACAGCACTTGCTCTTTGGAAGTTCTGTCCTTGCCCTGTGCAAACCCTTTATGCATCTTGCAGTTATTCAGGTCGGTTGAAAGGCCAGAAGGTGCACATGGTCCCAGAGAATGAGTTTCACCACAAGGAGCAGCCAGCCCGCAGTTCCACTCCTGCCAATCAACAGAACGGCCCCGGCAGCACAGGCAAGCCTGCCACCAGCACAAGCAAGACAGAGGAGGGGACGTCCGAGGATGGTGGTGAGCGATGAGAAACACTTTGGCTGTTTGCATGCAGTGCATTGTAACTACATTTTGTTCACAACCAAGGAACCAGATACAATGTGCTTTTGCTTTGATTCCATTTTTATCCGCCGTACCGTTGCCACTTCTGAacgattttattttttctagatgtgataaaaatagaatataaaatgcggcaattttttttattgatattgTGTATATGCAATGGTATATTAGCCTTGAAAATATACATCACACATGCCATAAAACTATTAGGTCTCTAAATCCTGATATGCAATAAATCAGTTCTTGGTTTGTTTCTATGCAGATCGGGGAAAGGATAAATCTCAGGGGACCACAAAGCCAGTGAACAAAGCCAACAGTGCAGCGGTCAAAGTGACCACCAGCAACGGGAACGGTGCTCTCAACAGGTCAGTGCCTCAAGAGCCGCTCTGACACAAAGTAATCTCAAACACATCACCATTAAACCcgtaaaggaggggggggggaagtcggGTCCAACTACACCTCCAGTAGAACACCTCAATATGATCTTGTATGAAACTTTTTTGTAAATTTACCTTTTTAACTTTTGGTGTTTTCGCAGCACCAAAGCCGTTAAAGAACGGGACGACAAAGAGAAGAgtggaaaggagaaaaaagagaaaaaagaaaagacaccagGCAGCACTCCCGAGACAAAGGCAGAGAACCGTCgggagaagcagagagacgAGAGAGCAGGGAAGGAGGAGCGGGTGGCACGCGAGGGTAAGGAGAAGACCCCCAAGGCAGACAGGGAGAAACTGAAGGCGGAGGAAAAGGCCAGCAAAGACGACAAGGCCAAAGCCGGCAACGGGGAGCCCATGGAGCCGCCCAGGGAGCGTGATGCCATCAAGGAGTCCAAGAGCAAGGAGAAAGGAGACAGAATTGCAGTGGCTGGGTCCCTAAAGTCACCGGTTCCCAGATTGGAATCAGCCGAATCTGAGAGGGGTACGGAGCCGTCCCACATATTCTTCACCCCTTTGGGCTTTGTAGGGTTTTTGAGTTTGCGTAGGATATTTAATTACATCGTTGCATTTGTGAGTGGGAACAACTTAACTTTCCGTATTGTCTTCCAGATCACAAAAGACGAAAGCTCGACAGTCACGCTTCTCCGTCCCACTCCTCGTCTGTTAAGGTTAGTATGGCTTGAGGAAGGCTGTGCCAGTTTCTTCTCTATCTGCTGGAGCGTTCCCTGCCGTTGCACAATCCAGCAGCCCCGAAGATCATCCAGGAGTTGTCGCACATGCAGGCATGGCATCTGGAAATCCCAACCAAATCCATGGGAGTTGGAAATCATTCCATGGACATGATCGGCATTAATGTTTTTCAGAATTGGGAGGAAAAATCCCTCAAAGACTTAGTCAAGAGAATATTGTGTATAATGAGTATTTTCatattgaaatatttatatattttcatattaatgAAAGCAGTCAGTGTGCCTTGGGAAGAAAGAatttttttaagcatttgtATATTCCTAATggattttttgctttttgagaATAATATCCAACCTGAAGTAAAAGAGCTTGCCAAAATCAAGATCTTTCCGCTTCTCCAACGgcattccttttgtttttttgcaccaAGAGCACTTTTTTGCTACTTCAGATGgtttcaaagatttttttttctgccccaTTTTTGAGAGCCGAGAAGATATCCTGTTAAAGTCAAGTATTTTACGTCCCTCAACAACGTGCCCGGATCCAGCGGCGAGTCGGATGCAGGAGCGCCCATCTGCTACAGGATCGCCCGTCTGCGGCTGCTGAGTCATcgacctccccctcccccgccccgtCTCCGTTTGTTAAAGCGGGCTGCTGCATGCCGACGTCACTTCACACGATGCTATCCAGTCAGTCCTGCCGGCCCGCTGCGAGGTTATCCGCCCCCACTGCTACCAGCCGTCGGCTCCGACAGTCGCACTACCTCCTGGCAAACTGAAATCAACGGAGAAAATGAATGTCGCAGTTTTGAATCAGCcaaaaaggcagaggagagtAAGCCTGccaccacagagagagagagagagagaaagtgagggaAAGAGCGGGCGATCCCGGCTGGAGCGTTGCAGCGACCACTGGAAGCTTGTGATAGGTCTAAATTTTACCCGTCCACCAGAGAAATAGGCTCCCTGTGTCTAATCCATCGCTGAACTGTAAGTGACAGCAGCCGTTACCTATGTAGGGATGCAGTACATTAGGTGATTTGtttcacacacaggcacatgcaTTTCACATTATTTACCACTGAATTTAACACTTTCAAATAAGCGAATATAAGTTAAGCAGTAGGACTTTTAATATTATGGTGCCTGATATTGCAGACATGTTTGTAGTAACATGACTAGCAGTTATTTCATATATGCTCAGGGTTTTCTATTTTAAGCATTGACATTCCAGATGTGGAGCTTATGAACTCTCCTTTATGTCATAACCTTGTCAAAGCCTTAGTCcttgaaggtcagaggtcaagggaGAAGTATGCTGTTGGTCCGGCCAGCCCCAACTCCCCCgcacctccccctctccttcttccGACTCTACTGCTGTCTGACAACCTCCttccaaccccccaccccctcccagcTCATCTGTCATCTCCATTCATCCCTACAGGACAATAGCAACGAACCCAAGGAGTCAACATCCAAGGTTGGAACTGACTCTGCTCCTCGTACTTTCTTCcagattgtttgttttctttgctgagGTGCTGACAAATGAACCATTTTAGATATCTGTGTTTTCTTCCATCTTCTTCCACCTTGCAATAAGGACAGTAGTAGTGGATTGATTTGTGTCACCATGGCAATGCGCTGGAGGCCTGATTATAACTGAGAAGAAGGCACCTCTTTCATATTACGCAGTGATTTGatttctttcttgtttctttatAAAACATAATTAAGTAGCATTgcttaaatgttaatgttttgacAACCGATAATTTAGACCCAAATTGAAACATACAGCAGGTATTTCAAGATCGCCAAAGTGCTGtaggtatttttttttgtttaggttATGTgtataaataacattttcttttgttacacAAGATGACACATTTTCAATTAACAAAcctaaatgaaatacaaataggaaaaaaaaatgttttaaaggaaTCCGTTCTGGCTTTGTGTCTATGtgggtgtttttgtgtcatCGCTGCACATCTGCAGCAGACACGTCTTTCGGTTCATCACTGTCACTGTGTCTTTGTGATTAAGTGTTGTAACACAATGACACATGTCGTCCCCGAGGGTACTTGGAAAACAGTGTGGGTCAGATTTTGGGTCAAACTTAATTTTCCCCTGTTTTCTGTATTGGAGGTTTTAGTCCTAATAACATAaacctacatttatttttgttattgcagCTTTGATTTGTTATATTGACATATGGatgaacacatttatttattaacactTCATCTCTTTCAAACTACATGAACGTCTTAAAAGCCATTTATTTTATGCTGCTCATAAATTCTTAGTAGGGGAACTTGGACTGAAGTGTTTCCCACTGTTTTTGACGTCATGGAAGATTATTTCCAGATATTTTAAACCAGAGCCAAACGTTCTAGTTTTGCCATGTGTTTGTCCATCATCTGCTTCCCTGTTGAGCCCTGGAAGTTAACAATAGTCCTGCTGTAGCAACCGCATTAGTTGGACTGTGATGTTtgttaaatcattattttgGACACAACTGCAACAGCAAGAGTTAAAGTTTGTTCTTCATTGtctactgtttttttgttaagtATTTTGAATCACAGTAATCGATGACTTGTAATGGATGTTATCTTGTTAATAGCTGTAACTGTTCTGATCCACACAGTTCAAATGTCAGTAGTTAGTTTCCACtctatatttaaataatgttgGTTAATTGTCTTCAGTCCTGACAGCACACCAATATTGGTTTTGTCTTGTTCGGTTCATTTATAATTGCCTTTACAGCACCACGCCAACTACAATTCAGTTACCCGGTCgaagagcagagagagggagatggagaagaaagattcagacaacacacagggcCGATccaaagagaagaaggaagaaaaggatcggaaagaaaggaagagagtCAGTATTTAACCAGACCACTGCACTTTGTGAACTTCTTTTTTAAGATCCTCTTTCACAGTTAGGAAAGCGTTCTTTAGTTAGTTTGACTTAGGGAAGCAACAAGGGATGGGCTCAATATTTTCATGTATGCTCTAAAAGCAGTCCTAACCGTCCGGCTTCTTTATGACCACCACTGTGATTCTGATTGTCattgccatgtttttttttttaggaccaTGCTCTCAATGAGCTTGAGACAAGCTTAGAGTCCAAACGTCGGAAGGATGAGAACGGAATGagtatgtttctgtttttgttttttttgttcttgactCGCTTGACGAAGCCGCTCCCCCTGCCAGTACAGCTTAAATGACAACGAGCTTGGTTTTCTCTTCTCAGATTCCTCCAAAAACAGCAAGAGCGCGAGTCCTTCCTGTGACTCTCCACTTTCAGTCGAAAAAGAGAAGATCAAGAGGCCCAAGTCGTCCAGTAAAGAGAAGGCTGAGTCTGTGAAACCCGAGCGGACTTCCTCTGGAGGCAAAAAGGTCAGATGCACCAGAGTGACCCTGTGTCCTCATCTCTCTGTTGGGAACCTGATCTTTACTTCAGGAGCTTTTAGTCCTATTGTCCCTCGACACTTGTGCAATGTCACTTTGGTGTTTGAATAATAGATTTAGACGTAATTAAATGCTAAATAGTTGTACTTTGTGTTGCAACAGGAGTCCAGACACGACAAATctgaaaagaaggagaagagggacagcagcggaggaaaagaagagaaaaagcaatATCCTTAAACGTAGAGTGGCACGTAAATCAAAAATCTGGGTGAGTTTTACTGCTTAGTGtgactttttttattgctttactTGAGCCCACATTTTGCGGCCATCACTGAGCCATGAGGTTTTATGTAAACACTGCGACTCAACACATGTTACACCGAGCCACCCAAGAACTGAATCCCATTATTATAGAATCATCTCCTCGTCTACCTGCAGTGTCGACTGAACGCACTCTGTTACTGCTTGAGATGGCCGAGGATGTTGTTCACATCGTTCTGCCCGTCCAGTTTTAGTAGTCGTGGTTAAGCCCGAGCAGAATCGTACCCAAAGAATGGAGGTGGAACATCCAAAAGCTAAGATGTGTGAAATCACATATCCGTTTTTTAAATAGTGTGTAGATGGCCTCAGTATGAGGAGCTACAAAAGATCCAAAGTGCATCGGTAATCTGTCCCTTTGGATGTGCT
Encoded proteins:
- the thoc2 gene encoding THO complex subunit 2 isoform X1, whose protein sequence is MATLILPCEWIKNWEKSGKLEFVHLCKELTEKTDHGSEIRDIQTALYELCWQVVQGNLKLDLVVSVLGDMMELRDYMPSILADVFSTLDLETAALEEKIKRDHYTQLVGACLFFVPDAILKERLDPETLESLGLIKQAHQFNQKIVKIKTKLFYKQQKFNLLREENEGYAKLITELGQDLSGNITSHLVLESIKSLIGCFNLDPNRVLDIILEVYESRSDQDEFFLSLIKSYMCEPLTLCHILGFKFKFYQEPNEETPKSLYHIAAALLHHHLIELEDLYVHLMPVDATIIEEHKKDISEAKQIARKLVMVVLPSEKSEDKDKEKEKEEEKNDKPPDNQKLGLLEALLRIGDWHHAQRIMDQMPSFYASSHKAIALALCQLVHRTVEPLYRRVGLPKGARGCVIHPLRIKGAPRPAESFEDLRRDTFSMICYLGPHLSHDAILFAKIVRLGKGFMKEYQSDSRSDVKEKMETLLSCFLSIADQVLLPSLSLMECNACMSEELWGLFKLFPYQHRYRLYGQWKNETYTSHPLLVKVKAQTVERAKYIMKRLTKENVKQSGRQIGKLSHSNPTILFDYMLSQIQWYDNLIVPVVDSLKYLTSLNYDVLAYCIIEALANPEKEKMKHDDTTISSWLQSLASLCGAVFRKYPIELAGLLQYVTNQLKAGKSFDLLILKEVVQKMAGIEITDEMTSEQLEAMTGGEQLKAEGGYFGQIRNTKKSSQRLKDVLLDHELALPLCLLMAQQRNGVVFLEGGEKHLKLVGHLYDQCHDTLVQFGGFLASNLSTEDYIKRVPSIDILCNQFHTPHDAAFFLSRPMYAHQILSRYDELKKAEKGNRQQQKAHKYVAACEQVMTPVHEAVVSLHPARVWDDLRPQFYATFWSLTMYDLAVPHSAYEREVNKLKVQIRAIEENPEIPMNKKKKEKERCTALQEKLQEEEKKQLEHVQRVLHRLKLEKDNWLLAKSTKNETITKFLQLCLFPRCIFSSIDAVYCARFVELVHQQKTPNFCTLLCYDRVFSAIIYTVASCTENESHRYGRFLCCMLETVTRWHSDRATYEKECVNYPGFLTIFRATGFDGGNKADQLDYENFRHVVHKWHYMLTKASVHCLETGDYTHIRNILIVLTKILPCYPKVLNLGQALECRVHKICLEEKDKRPDLYALAMGYSGRLKGQKVHMVPENEFHHKEQPARSSTPANQQNGPGSTGKPATSTSKTEEGTSEDGDRGKDKSQGTTKPVNKANSAAVKVTTSNGNGALNSTKAVKERDDKEKSGKEKKEKKEKTPGSTPETKAENRREKQRDERAGKEERVAREGKEKTPKADREKLKAEEKASKDDKAKAGNGEPMEPPRERDAIKESKSKEKGDRIAVAGSLKSPVPRLESAESERDHKRRKLDSHASPSHSSSVKDNSNEPKESTSKHHANYNSVTRSKSREREMEKKDSDNTQGRSKEKKEEKDRKERKRDHALNELETSLESKRRKDENGMNSSKNSKSASPSCDSPLSVEKEKIKRPKSSSKEKAESVKPERTSSGGKKESRHDKSEKKEKRDSSGGKEEKKHHKSSDKHR
- the thoc2 gene encoding THO complex subunit 2 isoform X4 — protein: MATLILPCEWIKNWEKSGKLEFVHLCKELTEKTDHGSEIRDIQTALYELCWQVVQGNLKLDLVVSVLGDMMELRDYMPSILADVFSTLDLETAALEEKIKRDHYTQLVGACLFFVPDAILKERLDPETLESLGLIKQAHQFNQKIVKIKTKLFYKQQKFNLLREENEGYAKLITELGQDLSGNITSHLVLESIKSLIGCFNLDPNRVLDIILEVYESRSDQDEFFLSLIKSYMCEPLTLCHILGFKFKFYQEPNEETPKSLYHIAAALLHHHLIELEDLYVHLMPVDATIIEEHKKDISEAKQIARKLVMVVLPSEKSEDKDKEKEKEEEKNDKPPDNQKLGLLEALLRIGDWHHAQRIMDQMPSFYASSHKAIALALCQLVHRTVEPLYRRVGLPKGARGCVIHPLRIKGAPRPAESFEDLRRDTFSMICYLGPHLSHDAILFAKIVRLGKGFMKEYQSDSRSDVKEKMETLLSCFLSIADQVLLPSLSLMECNACMSEELWGLFKLFPYQHRYRLYGQWKNETYTSHPLLVKVKAQTVERAKYIMKRLTKENVKQSGRQIGKLSHSNPTILFDYMLSQIQWYDNLIVPVVDSLKYLTSLNYDVLAYCIIEALANPEKEKMKHDDTTISSWLQSLASLCGAVFRKYPIELAGLLQYVTNQLKAGKSFDLLILKEVVQKMAGIEITDEMTSEQLEAMTGGEQLKAEGGYFGQIRNTKKSSQRLKDVLLDHELALPLCLLMAQQRNGVVFLEGGEKHLKLVGHLYDQCHDTLVQFGGFLASNLSTEDYIKRVPSIDILCNQFHTPHDAAFFLSRPMYAHQILSRYDELKKAEKGNRQQQKAHKYVAACEQVMTPVHEAVVSLHPARVWDDLRPQFYATFWSLTMYDLAVPHSAYEREVNKLKVQIRAIEENPEIPMNKKKKEKERCTALQEKLQEEEKKQLEHVQRVLHRLKLEKDNWLLAKSTKNETITKFLQLCLFPRCIFSSIDAVYCARFVELVHQQKTPNFCTLLCYDRVFSAIIYTVASCTENESHRYGRFLCCMLETVTRWHSDRATYEKECVNYPGFLTIFRATGFDGGNKADQLDYENFRHVVHKWHYMLTKASVHCLETGDYTHIRNILIVLTKILPCYPKVLNLGQALECRVHKICLEEKDKRPDLYALAMGYSGRLKGQKVHMVPENEFHHKEQPARSSTPANQQNGPGSTGKPATSTSKTEEGTSEDGDRGKDKSQGTTKPVNKANSAAVKVTTSNGNGALNSTKAVKERDDKEKSGKEKKEKKEKTPGSTPETKAENRREKQRDERAGKEERVAREGKEKTPKADREKLKAEEKASKDDKAKAGNGEPMEPPRERDAIKESKSKEKGDRIAVAGSLKSPVPRLESAESERDHKRRKLDSHASPSHSSSVKDNSNEPKESTSKDHALNELETSLESKRRKDENGMNSSKNSKSASPSCDSPLSVEKEKIKRPKSSSKEKAESVKPERTSSGGKKESRHDKSEKKEKRDSSGGKEEKKHHKSSDKHR